The genomic stretch AAAGTAAGATCTAGGGAAATTAGGCGTTTTTTAATCAAATGATCGGGCACTTCACCTTTAACAATGGCTTGAGCTAACCCTTCTACTATTGCCGTTTTTCCTACCCCTGCTTCTCCGATTAAAACAGGATTATTTTTACGTCTTCTACAGAGAATTAAAATTAGGCGCTCTACTTCTTCTTTTCTGCCGATTACTGGATCGAGCTTTCCTTCGCGACAAGCTTCGGTTAGATCGTGACCGTAGGCTTTTAGCGCAGGCATTTTTTCTGAAGCCATTCCTTTTTCTGGGCCTTTACTTGCAGAAGAGTAGTTAGGGTTATTTGAAGAACTCATGCCAGAAGGAGGAAGCTGTAAATTAAAGATTTCTAGTTCTTTAAGGATTTCTCGGTAAATATCTTTTAAGTTCACATTGAGATTTTCTAATACTTGTGCAGCAACACCATCGCGTTGGCGTAAAAGGGCTAGTAATAGGTGCTCTGTTCCTACATAATTGTGATTGAGGTTAGCGGCTTCTTCATTCGAATATTCAAATACTTTTTTTACCTTTCCCGTTAATGCGGGGTCTCCATAGACCTGGATTTCTGGTCCGAATCCAACAAGCCTTTCTACTTCAGCACGCACAGTATCGTAATCTAAATTAAAATTACGAAGTACATTGACCGCAATTCCTTGACCGAGTTTGAGCAAACCGAGTAGGATGTGTTCAGTTCCAAGGTAATTGTGATTAAGGCGCTGGGCCTCTTTTTTTGCAAGTTTAATGACTTGCTTGGCACGGTTAGTAAATTTATCAAACATATATTACCTTTTTTTATCCCATCCTCTTATAAACCGATAATTCTAGGGGTCTTTTCCTTTTTTTGACAAATTAGACAAAGTTAATCAAGAGATTTCTTCGTGTTTATAGGTTATTTTAAATGAACAATTTTTCTTTTTTAGGTATTCTTGAGCTTTAGAATTTAAAAAAATATAGTGAAATCCATGGAAACTACCGAATGTATAATTATACACACTGGGCAAAAAAGTGCCGAGGAAAATATGCGCTTTGATGCTCAGCTCTTAGAAAATGCTAAAGATTTTTTAAAACCCGTTCTGCATTTCTATGAATGGGAGTCTCCTAGCGCGACCTATGGCTATTTTGCAGACCCTGCCGCCTTGCTTTTTTTAAGTAAAATCGGACCACTTGACTTAGCAAGAAGACCAACAGGAGGAGGGGTGATTTTTCATATTTGGGACTTTGCTTTTAGCATTTTAGTACCAGCTAGCTCTACTCTTTATTCAGTAAATACTTTAAATAATTACGCGTTGATTAATGCAGTTGTTCTATCCTCTATTGAATCTTTTTTAGGAAATAGCACTTCCTTTTACCTTACTCCTCAAGATGGGGATTCTTCGCTTAAGGATTGTAAGCATTTTTGTATGGCAAAGCCAACCCAGTATGATGTGATGCTAAAAAATAAGAAAGTAGCAGGAGCTGCTCAGCGTAAAACAAAAAATGGTTTTCTACATCAGGGGAGTATTTGTCTACAGCTTCCTGATCGCAACTATCTTACTCAAATCATTCGTTCTAGGGAAGTTATTGAGGCTATGTATGTGCATACATTTCCTCTCTTAGGGGACGGATCTATTCCAAAATCGCAGATAGAAACAGCAAAGATCCGTCTTCAAACACTTTTAGCCTGCGATTTAAACCGCGTTTGCTTAAAATATTCACAAGCAAATTGTTAAAGAGGCTTATCATGAAAGAGCGCACCGCAATCCAACCTACCCGCCAAGAAAACTATGCAGAATGGTATCAAGAAGTCATAAAAGCAGCTGACCTTGCAGAGCATTCCGCTGTTAGGGGCTGTATGGTCATCAAACCCTGGGGCTATGCGATTTGGGAAAATATGCAAAGAGTGCTCGACTCAATGCTAAAAAAAACCGGTCATCAGAATGCCTACTTTCCTTTATTTATTCCTTTAAGCTTTTTGCAAAAAGAAGCAGAACATGTGGAAGGTTTTGCTAAAGAATGCGCAGTGGTTACCCATCATCGCTTAGAAAAAAATCAAGAAGGAAAATTAGTCCCAGCAGGAGAATTAGAAGAGCCATTGGTTGTGCGCCCTACCTCAGAAACGATTATCGGTGATGCTTTTTCCAAGTGGATTACTTCTTATCGCGATCTTCCTCTTCTGATTAATCAATGGGCAAATGTAGTTCGTTGGGAAATGAGAACAAGGATGTTTCTACGGACAACAGAATTTCTATGGCAAGAAGGACACACCGCTCATGCTACAGAACAAGAAGCTCGAGAAGAAACAAAACTCATGCTCGATGTATATACGCAGTTTGCCTATGACTTTTTGGCTATTCCCGTCATTAAAGGGGAGAAAACTGCATCTGAGAGATTTCCAGGTGCTGTTTCCACCTATTGTATTGAAGCAATGATGCAAGATCGCAAAGCTCTGCAAGCGGGAACCTCGCATTTTCTTGGACAGAACTTTGCCAAGGCTTCCCAGATTCTCTTTCAGGATCCACAAGGAGAATCGCAATTGGCTTGGACCACTTCTTGGGGAGTAACCACCAGGTTAATTGGAGCTCTTGTAATGACTCACAGTGATGATGATGGATTGATTTTACCTCCTAAGGTGGCCTCCTCTCATATAGTCTTGCTGCCCGTTATACACAAAGAAGAAAAAAGAGAAGAAGTGCTTAATTACTGTAAAACTTTAGCAGAAGAGCTCCGTAATTTACCCTATGCAGGTAGGTCTTTAGAAGTCATCATTGATACAAGAGACTTAAGAGGAGGAGAGAAACTCTGGTCTTGGATTAAAAAAGGAATTCCTATTCGGATTGAAGTAGGTCCACGAGATATAGAACAAGACCTCTTGCCTTTATCCCGTAGAGATTGTCCTCACCGAGAAAAAAAAACATTTTCTAAACAAAGCCTTCTCTCATCCATTAGAGATATTCTCGATTCCATTCAAGATACACTTCTACAAAGAGCGCTAGATTTTAGAAACGCCCACACTCGTAAAATTGATACGAAAGAAGACTTCTATGCATTTTTTACTCCCAAAAACCCTAAAAGTCCTGAGATCCACGCAGGGTTTGCTCTAACCCATTTCTCAGAAGATCTCGACATAGAAGAAAAAATAAAAAAAGAACTAGGAGTTACCATCCGTTGCATTCCATTAGATAAGCAAGAAGAGGGAGAATGCCCATTTACAGGTAAAAAAAGTACAAGACGGGTGATCTTTGCTAAGTCTTATTAAGGAAAAGAGAAGATTTGTAGGACAGCAGCATCAAAAAAAGCCTACTGTTAGACTCACTATCGATTTTCCGACTGAGCAACATGCTTATCTCAAAATGTTGGCAGCAAAAAAAGGAATGAGCATGCGTCAATATGTTATTGAATCTCTCTGTGAAAATATAGAAAAGCAAGAACATATCGACTTGAACGAAAATAAATTCAAAGAATATCGAGTAAAGTGATTAAAGAGAACGACGATGTTCTTAGAAGATTAGCTGATAAATGATTGAATATTTAACCATCGAATAGGTTATTGAACTTCATGATGAAATGCTTAAAAGATACAGTGGTTTACCTGGGATTCGGGACAAAAATCTTCTTTAGCCTGCAAGAGATATTTAAATCCGTAGTTTTATTTTATAATTTTCCAATATCCTTCTTTAAGTATCTGAATGATTTGTTCCTCTGTAAATCGGCTGTTTTTCATTGGCTTCTTACTCCTTATTTAAAGGAGTCCATTTTAGCATGGATCAACTTTTGGGGAGCAGGTCAGAGGGATAACTGTTTAACACCTTAATTTTTGCTAGATATTAAGAATATAGAATTTGTTATCTGCTTGTTTAAAACTTTTTATAAAATTATGTTTTTGAGAGGTAGCATCGCGGCCTTCGCTTTTGAATTCTAGCAGTTCTTATGACCGATCAAATTTTACGTTTGAGTTCTTAATTTTTCGTTAAAACATTTTTTTTGTTTGGGCAATTTTTTTATTTCCTTGTACTATTGCGGTTATCATTTAATAAAGCACTCAAAAGGTCAGGAACGCTCCATGCTAGAATTTTTTCGCAAGTATCAGAAAATTTTTTTTATTTTTGTAACCATTATTATTGGGATCTCTTTTTCCGTAGTGGGGATCAATACGCAAATGGTGGAATCCACTCCTGATAAGCAGATCGGCAAGACCATTAATGGCAGACCGATTTACTCCAAAGAATTATTGGTTTTGAGTCAATTACTTAGTCATTCTCTATTTGACACCGACCGTAGTAATTGGCCTCATTTATTAAACGATGGGGTTATTGAAAAAAACTTTTTAGAGACAGGGCTTGCTGTGATGTTAGCCGAACAGTATTTTCCCTATTTGGAGCCAGAGCTTAAGAAAAAAGAACAAATGATTTCTCTATTTAAGCCTTATACTCATCCATATGATGCTCAATTAAGCTGCAGGGCTGTTTGGAAAAATTACTCTCCTGGGTTATTAGAGCACTTAGAGCAACTGAAAAATTCAAGAGTGGACGTGCATAGTTTTTCTACATTATGTCAGTTGTATCTCGATCAGGTAGCTTTTCCCAAAGAAGCTCTGCAACAAGTATTACATTTTCAAGAGCAAAGAGCAGGAGTTCCTAAAGATCCTCGCTTAGCAGAAATAGAGTTGTCTTTATTTGGATTTAAAAATGTAAAAGATTGGTTTGGGGATAGATTTATTCATTTAGCTAGTCAATTTATTCTGAATGTATCAGCTCTTGCAGAACAAAAAAAATATCAGATTACCAAACAGGAAGTGCAAAGCGATCTATTGCAAAACGTTTATAAAGGATACAAACAGCTTTCTCAAAATAAATCACTTGAGCCTAGCCAAGCTATGCAATACTTTCAACGTGAATTACAAGTGCTTGGGTTAAATGAAGTCGATGTCGTAAATGCTTGGCGCCATGTTATGTTATTTCGACGTTTAGTATTGGATACTTCTGGAAGCGTTTTTAATGATCCATTAGCGCAAAAGCAATTTCATTTATTTGCAGATCAAAGTGTAGAAGTTGAATTATATGAGTTGCCTTCTTATTTACGTTTAAAAGATTTTTCCTCGCTTCTTAAACTACAGGTGTATTTGGAGGCTGTATCTCTTGAACAACCAAAGAGCCTAAATTTACCAATAGAGTTTGCCTCTTTAGATAGTATTGAAACAAGGCAACCAGAGCTTGTACAGAAAAAAGTAGAGGTTCGTTTAAGCTCTATTAATATAGAAGAGCTCGCTGCTCAAATTAGCCTTAAAAGCACTTGGGAATGGGAAACTACAGATGAAGGATGGTCTTTTTTACAAACTAGATTCCCTGAGCTTAAAAATTCTAGACAGACATTAGACCAAATAGATTCTCGCAACTCTGTAGATCAAGCCGCAAGACTGGAAATGGTTCGACAAAATAAAGAGCTTATTGCACAAGCCCTACAACAAAGGCCATTGAAAACCGTCGAATTACTTTTAAGAAAAAAGCCATTAGCTCAAGGACCTTATAGTTCCTTGCTCAACCATAAAGAATTTACTGCTTTTTTAGAAAATGCTCCATTAGAGTCGATAGAAGAATGCTACAGTGTTGATGCAAACAACTTTTATCGCATAGAGCTGGTTGCACGTAATGCTCAAAAAGAGCTAGTTAATTTTGAAGAAGCTTTTCAAGATGGCACTTTGGATTCTATTCTCGATCAAAAATTAGAAAATGCCTACCCAAATATACGTAAAGGCAAAGAGTTATTTCTTCAAGCAAATGGGAATTTTAAACCTTTTTATGAGGTAAAAGAGCAGATAGCACGCATTTTGTATGAGCCTTTACTACTTGCTATTGAACAGGATTATGTAAAGGTGTTTGGTGATTTGCCAGGAATGAGTAAGCAGTTGCCTGCAATGTTTTATTGTAAATATCGTTTGTATGGATTTATGCAATCTGTAAAACAGCAATTAGAACTAGGCGTGGAGCTTAATTTACCTAAGCAATGGGAGTTAATTTCTACTTCACCTTATATCTCTCGTAGCCAAAAACTAGATTTCCCAACAGATGATTGGATCGAGATCCCTGTTAATCAATGGTCTCCTATTTCTGTAGGATCTTCGGGTTCTCTAGCATTTGCTAAAGTATGCTCTAAAGGGAATTTAGAAGAGATTCCTTTAGAAAAAATAGAACAGGGGTTTCAATTTCTTTCTTTTGATACATGTCGAGATGTAATGCGGCATTTATTACAGAAAATAGTAGAAGGAAATTGTATTGTATTTTCTGACAAGGAGCTTTAGTGACAATTGATTTGTTAGAGGAGACAAACCCTATTTTACCGCTTGATTGCTTTGCTATCCAATGCAAGCTTTTGCATGCTAAAAATCAACCCTCTATCAAGATGATGAGGAAAAAATTTCTATTGCCTGTTACTTCTGAACTGCTCCATGAAATCCCTTTTGCAGAGGTTGCAATCGCCTGGAATGAACAGTTGATTTACTGCGATATATTTTTTGATCATCCTTTAGATCCTACAGATAAGGTAGAACTCTTTTTTGATACAAGAGATTTAAAAACCGTCAGCTTCACACATCGCTTTTGTCATCAGTTTTTAATCCTTGCTCAGAGAGCCAGTGATGAAACCTTTGCAAAGGAGATAACGGCTTTTCGTACAGAAGATGTGCATCCTCTTTGTTTAGCAGAAGATATACAAGTGGATCTACAGGATAATCGCAGATCTTATGTGATTAGAGTGGTCATTCCAGCACATTGTTTGCATGGCTATGATCCCTTACAGTTTTCTCGCATAGCAATAAACTATCGTTTGCATAGCAAAGAATCAGGTTTTCAACATTTTTCTTCTGCTTATCCATCAACAGAACAACATCCTCGTTATTGGGCTAGTTGTGAATTGGTAAAGGGAGGTATTTTTACATGAAATTTACAGAATCACATGAGTGGATTAGAGTGGAGGATGAAGTAGGTACTGTTGGAATTACCCACTTTGCTCAAAAAGAAATTGGAGAGATTGTGTATGTGGAATTGCCTTCTATTGGCAAATTAGTAGAAGTAGGTCAGGAAATTGCTGTACTAGAATCTACTAAAGCCGCAGCAGATATCTATTCGCCTGTATCAGGAGAAATTCTAGCAATTAATGAAAAATTACAAGAGGTTTCTCAAGGAATTAACCAAGCCGCCGAAACCGATGGTTGGCTTTTTAAGATCAAAATAACAGATAAAGAAGAGTTAGAAAGACTACTATCAGAAGAACAATATAAAGAGTTCATACAATGAAAAAAAGACTCTTTAACACTCTGGGAATATTGGTTTTTTTAGCTCTATTTTATCAACAAATTATTTTAGTTGGTTGCAAGATAGCTTTGTATTGCTTCTTACCAAAAACATTTTCTTATCAGAAAATTGTTTGGGATAAAAATGTGCTGCGAATACAAGGCTTGATAAAACAAAAGAATGAATTAAGTGTAGACTGCATAGATCTATTCTATCAAGAAGGAGCCTTTCATATTAGGGTTCTACATCCACAATATCTAGCTGATAATAAGGTTAAATCTCCAAATATTCTTGGAGCTGCGTTGGCTTTAAATCGTTTTTTTTCTGTGGAAGTGCATCATGGTGTTTTAGAACTCAATCAATTGCGGTATTATTTTTCCCTGCTTCCTATAACTCATAAAAAGTTAGAGCTTAAACTAGCAATGGATCCAGATCCTTTATATCCCGCTCTTTTGACTCTTCATCACTCTTCTGATAGTCAGATATACCTGAGTATTAAATCCCAAGAAGTAAAACATCTTTTACCACTAACGCAGCTAGTGGGCTATTTTAATAGGGATTTAAACTACTACGCAAAGATTTCTGTAGAAGCAAATGCTGCTGTTAAATCAGATGGCTATATTCAGGACATACACGTAAAAACAACTCTTGCAAATGTTAAAGTTCAACAGACAAATAAACAATTCTGCTGTGACCAGATAGAAGCAAATTTAAGAGCAGAAGAGGTTTACTTAAAAAATCTCTGGCATTCTTTTAAAGGGCACTTTCAATTGGAAAATGGATCTTATGCTCTTTTATCTCAAAATTTAGAATGGCAAAACCAGCTGATGCACATAGAAGCAGATCTATGGATAACAGATCAATCTAAAGCTATTTTAAGTGCAATTGCTGTTCATGAAAAAGCCTCATTTCCTCTTATTTTAGAAACCTCTGCTATTCATAAAGATCAGCAGGGGATTGGGATTAAAGCTGTTTTTTCTGATCCTGTAGATAAAACTATTCAAGGGAACTTAGGAATTTGCCTGGCCCAAGAAGGCATCATCGAATGGGATATCCAAAAATTTGAGCTTAAGCATCTGGATTGGGCTAGATCTTGTTTTTCTCTGCCCCGAATCGATTCATCAATTTCTTATAAATGGAAGAATTGCTTAGCAAAAATAGCCATGCTATTTTCAGATCAAGTACTACAAAGCATAAATTTAACACAGTTTCAAGCCAAAGATGTATCAGTTGATCACTCTTCTCATAAGTTTTTTATAAAAGATGTGCAGATGCAAGGAAAATGGGATGCTCTTAAATCTCAAATAAAAGAAGGGTTTTGCCAGTTAGAGCAAGTAGAAGGCTTAAATATTGTCATAGAATATCCAGGAGCTGAAGAGGCTATTTATGCTCATGTACAAGGAGATTTGAGCTCAATGCTTGGCTTGCCATTAGTCCTTCCTGTAGCAACAGATCTTACCATTCATGAAAATAAAGTAGAAGGATTAGGCTCTATAGTAAATATGCCTTTTTCAGTAGAAGCTGTATTCTTAAAGCCGCTTTCTTTAGAAGATGGTCTACAGCCTATACAAGGTCATCTAAAGTTAAAAGATCTTACAGAAGAGCAATACAAACCATGGCTTGCAAATTTTTTGCCTGAACTAATCATAAAAGGAAATTATCAATTAGAGTGCTTATTTGATACTGATAAAGTTGTGATTGGAGTAGAAGCGGATAAAGTTTATTTAGAGCATTTTTATAAAACAATAGAGATTCCAAAGGTATCAGATTTATCCTTTCAAT from Candidatus Rhabdochlamydia sp. T3358 encodes the following:
- the proS gene encoding proline--tRNA ligase, with translation MKERTAIQPTRQENYAEWYQEVIKAADLAEHSAVRGCMVIKPWGYAIWENMQRVLDSMLKKTGHQNAYFPLFIPLSFLQKEAEHVEGFAKECAVVTHHRLEKNQEGKLVPAGELEEPLVVRPTSETIIGDAFSKWITSYRDLPLLINQWANVVRWEMRTRMFLRTTEFLWQEGHTAHATEQEAREETKLMLDVYTQFAYDFLAIPVIKGEKTASERFPGAVSTYCIEAMMQDRKALQAGTSHFLGQNFAKASQILFQDPQGESQLAWTTSWGVTTRLIGALVMTHSDDDGLILPPKVASSHIVLLPVIHKEEKREEVLNYCKTLAEELRNLPYAGRSLEVIIDTRDLRGGEKLWSWIKKGIPIRIEVGPRDIEQDLLPLSRRDCPHREKKTFSKQSLLSSIRDILDSIQDTLLQRALDFRNAHTRKIDTKEDFYAFFTPKNPKSPEIHAGFALTHFSEDLDIEEKIKKELGVTIRCIPLDKQEEGECPFTGKKSTRRVIFAKSY
- a CDS encoding lipoate--protein ligase family protein, which produces METTECIIIHTGQKSAEENMRFDAQLLENAKDFLKPVLHFYEWESPSATYGYFADPAALLFLSKIGPLDLARRPTGGGVIFHIWDFAFSILVPASSTLYSVNTLNNYALINAVVLSSIESFLGNSTSFYLTPQDGDSSLKDCKHFCMAKPTQYDVMLKNKKVAGAAQRKTKNGFLHQGSICLQLPDRNYLTQIIRSREVIEAMYVHTFPLLGDGSIPKSQIETAKIRLQTLLACDLNRVCLKYSQANC
- the gcvH gene encoding glycine cleavage system protein GcvH, which gives rise to MKFTESHEWIRVEDEVGTVGITHFAQKEIGEIVYVELPSIGKLVEVGQEIAVLESTKAAADIYSPVSGEILAINEKLQEVSQGINQAAETDGWLFKIKITDKEELERLLSEEQYKEFIQ